DNA sequence from the Syntrophorhabdaceae bacterium genome:
CTCAACCCTATTCTTTTGGAAAGGTCACGTTGTGAGATAGTACCTTCCACGGAGAATTCTTTCAAGGTTTTAAATTGGGCTTCTTTCATAAAGGCAGCCAAGAGCTGAGAGCTAAGAGCAGAGAGTATAAGCTAAGGACGAAGATCATGGAGTAAAGAGTGAATTTTGCTGGCATTTTCAAAAGTAGATCTCCTTGCAATATTAAGAAATTGCGCAAATTCTTTCTTCGAAACGGAATAGTTTTCGTGTTACTTCAACGGCTCGCTGCCAAATTTCCAAATTTTCAAATCGGAATTTTTTCATTTTTAAAACTCTTCGCTCTCAGCTCTCTGCTCAAAGCTTGCATTTATGGCAGGCTACCGCCGCTGCGTTGTGGTGAAGATGAAGGATAATAATGATTTTCGATATGTTCAACCACTGAACATATTAATCATGACAGCAAAATAAACACAAGTCAAGAACATTAATTGCTTGTATCAAATTATTTTTTCAGGAAGTGACCTGCACGGGGGTCTGTTTTTATTTAAAAGAACTTTTATCTTTTTTTAATATGTTTTTGTAATATATCCTCGAGCATTTTCCCTATAGTCTCTATGGAATATCTGTCCGAGACCTCAAAACCCCTTTTAATGAGAGAATTCCGCAGCGTTTTATTTCCGGCAATATCCATAATGGCTTTCGCGATCTCAACCGGTTTGTGTACATTTACAAAATACGCGTAATCATGGGTCATATCGAAAGAAAGAAAAGGAGAAATCTTTGTTAAAATTACCGGCGTTCCCGTACTCATTGCCTCTACCGGAGGCAACCCGAAACCTTCTATCTCGGTTGAAGATGAGATGAGAATATGGCTTCCCCGATAAAGTTCTGCCATTTCTGTCTCAGAAACCCTTACCAGGAAACGGTCTACCTCTCCATGCCGTCTTTCAGCATCTGAAATATCCGCCGGCGATACCCTTGTTAAAAAAACATCTCTCCCCTGGTCCTTTAAGACCTTCACTGCCGCGAGGATATCCGGTATCGCCTTATACTCAAGATTGAAATTACCCACGGATAGTATCTTCAACGTGCCTGAATAGTTGATCTCGCCCGCCTTTGGGGAAAAGACATGCCGGTCTATCCCATTTGGTAAAAGATTACATTGCATACCGTATCTCTTTTCGACCCCCATGACAAGGTGAGGAGAGATCGCGATCTTTACAGTAGGAAGCCTGTAAAGTGCGTCAAACCTCCTGAGCTTCCTTTTCCATCCAAATATCTTTTTAGCGTATTTCATCCTCGTCAGGACGTCTTTGGAACGAAAAAACTCCGGCACAACATCTCCCCTGATCCTTTCGAGTACATAATCCGGTTCAAAACCCTGCATGAAATGAAAGAGCGGTATCCTTCTTTTTTTGGCAATCTTCCAGAAATCTCTCACGTCTTTTGGTGTTGTAACGACAATACCGTCGGCCTCGGGCACATATTCCTCGCTAAAGGATGGTACGACCTCCGGTGTCACCTTAAACCCCCATTCCTCATCGATGAATCTCGTAATAAGGTACACCGTATGCCCCATCTTCCTGAGGAGTTCTACGTGCTGAAAAAAGACCTTTACCCCCCCTGTCATCCCCACGTGTCTTATCGCGTATATTATCTTCATAGAGAAAACCTCATATGTTGTTGAAACGATAATTTCGAGCGCTCACCGGATATAGAGGACCGGATTCAGGATATAATATCATGATCAACCTATATTACTGTATATCCGATATGCAGATTATTGTAAAACAGAAAATAAGATATCAGCTATTTTTTCTGATGCCTTGCCGTCTCCATACGGGTTCGCAGATCTCGACATCCTCATGTATACATCCTTGTCCTCTATCAGTTCCAACGTACCATTGATGATATTCTTTTCATTGGTTCCCACCATCTTCACGACGCCGGCTTCAATCCCTTCAGGTCTCTCAGTGGTGTTCCTCATCACAAGAACCGGCTTGCCCAGGGAGGGCGCCTCTTCCTGGATACCGCCTGAGTCGGTCAGGATGAGAAAGGACCTGCTCATCAAAAAGACAAACTCTTCATATCCGAGGGGTTCGATAAGACAAACGTTCTTCACTTTACCCAGGATTCTTTTTACAGGTCTTTGCACGTTCGGATTCAGGTGAACAGGGTATACTACTATCACGTCTTTCCTTTGTTCTGCTATCTTTCGCAACGCTTTACATATATTTTCAAAACCTTCCCCAAAGTTTTCCCGCCTGTGGCCGGTGACTAAGATCAGTTTCAAGTTTTTAGTTGAAAGTTCAAGGTCATACTTCTTCCTGAAAAATTCTTCAAAAAATCTTTTCCTGACCCCTGACCCCTGACCACTGACCACTTCCATAAGCGCGTCTATCACCGTATTTCCGGTTACCCATACCCTGTCCTCCGGGATACCTTCTTTTAACAGGTTTGATCTGCTCCACTGCGTTGGGGCAAAATGGTAATCGGCCAACACGCTTAAAAGGTGCCTGTTTATTTCCTCCGGAAATGGGCTGTACTTGTTATATGTCCTGAGCCCTGCCTCAATGTGACCGATAGGGACTTTCGTATAAAATGCCGCAAGCCCTGCAACGAAAGCGGTTGTAGTATCACCCTGTACCAGTATTGCATCCGGCCGTACTGTCCCCAGAACATCTTTGAGACCTTTGAGGGTCTTTTCTGTTATATCAAATAAATCCTGATCTTTCTTCATGATGTTCAGATCATAATCAGGGGAGATCTTGAAAATCGAAAGCACCTGATCGAGCATATGCCTGTGCTGCGCCGTAACACAGACAATCGTAGCAAATCTGGATTTATGCTCTTCGAGCTTATTGATCACCGGCGCCATCTTTATGGCTTCCGGCCTTGTGCCCAGGACTACCAACACCTTTTTTTTCATAAAACCGTTATGTCTCCCCTTAGTACTTTGAGTTGGGGTGGTCGGATCGATATTTTCGTGCAATAAAGATCAGGTCCTCTCCGTCAAGCATTGTATCCGATATATAAAAAGGGTCTTTTGGAAATCTTTTTTTTGTTTTATACCTGATAATGAATTTAATCAAAGGATGCATCCATCTCCATTTCTTTACTGTTTTATTCGTCTCAACCTTTTCTACGGAAAAACCGTATTTTGTAAGGATATGTTTCATCTCACCGTAAAAAACAGGATTGATATGCTGGTGATCGTATTCTTCAAGAACAAATCTCGATTCTCCTTTAATGGGCCCAAAATATCTGAAATAGTCGAGATAACTGCAGAAGAGAAACCTCAGACGCGATTTGATCGTCATCACGTTCGGGGTTGTAACGATCAGACAACCATTATCTTTTAAGAGCCTGGAACATTCTCTGACAAGATGATGCGGGTTCTCTATATGTTCTACCCCCTCGATGCAGATCACATAATCAAAACTATTGTCCCTGAAGGGCAGATTGTCGTTCAGGTCGATCTGGGTAACCCTGTGATTCTGGTATAATATATTGTCTACCTCCAGATCGCCAAGGAAGACTGTAAATCCCATGTCCTCAAGGTCCTTTGAGAAAGCCCCCTGCCCTGACGGGATATCGAGAACAACGCCCTTCCCATTCTTTTCCATGTAACGCAGGATCAACTCTCTCGTGCCGCTTAAGGCATAACTTTTCAGCTCAGTCATTATCTTCTATGTCCCGCTTATCTTGATATCTTCAACAAAAAGGGAGGGCGATCCATAGGTTCCGTAAAACATCATGTCTGTCCCGACTGCCTTTACATTGTTCAATAATTGGAATAGATTTCCCGAAAAAATAACCCCTTTGAAAGGCATCGAGGCGCTGTCCTTGCAGAGATGCCCGATTGCTCCAAGGGAAAAATCGCCTGTGACAGGGTTTGCGGTATGGGTTCCCATAAGTTCTTCTATCACGATGCCGTTCGTGAATGAACTGTGGATATCTGCAACGCCCTGCTCTATAAACATTCCACAGGGACCGCATTTGGGCGGTTCTTTGATGCCCGTTCTTGTTCCATTGCCGGTTGAAGGCCTTCCAAATTTTCTGCCATAATATGAATCATAAAGGAATCCCTGAAAATTACCATTTTTTACAACAACGTTGTCCCGGGATGGTACACCTTCACCGTCAAAATAAAACCCGCCTATCCCTGCTAATCCTGAATCGATGATATTGATCGTGTCAGCAAAGCACTTTTCCCCTTCCCTGTCTTTCAGGCGTGTTTTATTTTTATAAAGGTTCTCTGCAAGAAAAGAGCTTGATAATATACTGAGCAGATCGCAGGAGGCCTGCGGCGTCAGTATGCCTTCGTATGTCCCTGTCGCCAGCTGCCTGCCCGACAGGAAAGAAATGGTTTTCTGTGCAATGCTTCTACCCAGCTTCTCCCCGTCCATTGCACCCCAGTGATGGGACCAGGACCAGTCATACCACGAGACCTCATCTTCATCCTTTGCCACGCATAGCCCGCTGAGAATATAGAGCGTCTTCTTTCCTTCAGCGATCAGTCCTTTTGTATTCATGATCCTTGTCTCAATCTCAATCTCATGGAGCTCGCAGTTACGTGTCGCGACTATTCTTTTGTCATAATCAAGGATTGTCCTTTCCATGTTGAAGAGTGTTTCTTTCTTCTCTGAGTCGTCTGTCCCTTTATAATCGTAAAGGTCTGCAGCGGGGTATTTATCATATCTCCGGGGAAAATCCCGGTCCTCCTCGTAAACCGCAAAAGGGATAAGTTGGATAATATTCCGCGCAAGAGATTCTGCGGCCCTTTCCCCCTGATCATAGGTATACGCAAAGGTCATGCGATTATCCTTGATCCCCCGTAACGCTATGCCTTCTTCTTCTTTCACCTCGAGACCGTAGAGTTCTTTTGCCCTGCTTTCGATCTTTTTGTTTTTCTCTTTGAGATAATAGAATTCATAATTGTCGAAAAGACCCGATACTGCGGCTTCTATCCTTGTGTAGTCAACCATTTGTTATATCTCCAGCATCATCGCTATCTCATCGCATTCCGGGAATTTGGGGCACTTCACGCAATCCGACCATATCTTTTGCGGAAATATCTTTTTATCTGCCCTTTTAAAACCACATCTTTCAAAAAAGTCGACCTGATAGGTAAGAAGGAATATCTTGCTGATGCCATAATCCCTGGCCTCATCGATACAGGCATTGATAAGCGACCTGCCGATACCCTTTTTCCTCTCCGACTCAGTAACGATCAAAGAACGGATCTCCGCGAGGTCTTCCCAGCAGATATGGAGGGCGCCTGTCCCGATTATAGTTCCCTCTTCCTCATACACAAAATAATCGCGCAGGTTATCGTAGAGCTCCCCAAGAGGTCTTGGCAGCATCTCACCGCGGGATGCGGCGTTGTTCACCATGTTATGAATCTTCCTGATATCCCCGATATCGGCCTTTTTAATCATTTCCGATCATCTCCTCAGCCCTCTCTATTGTTTTTTTCGTGATGCCTTCGCCGCCCATCATCCTCGCGAGTTCTTCCACCCGTTCCTTTTTCGAAAGCTCCCTGATCCCTGTCCGGGTTGTACCATGTTCGTAGTATTTTTCCACAAGAAAATGATGGTCGGCATACGCGGCTATCTGCGGCAGATGGGTGATGCAGATAACCTGCTGCCTCCCGGCGAGGTCCTTCAGCCTTTTCCCTACCATGTCCGCCACCTTCCCTCCGATTCCGGAATCGACCTCATCGAATATGAGCGTCTTTTCCTCTTCGCCGCCGACAACCTTCTTGATCGCGAGCATGATCCGCGACAGCTCCCCGCCCGAGGCTATCTTCCTGAGAGGTTTTAAGGGCTCCCCCGGGTTGGTGCTTATCAATAACTCTATATCATCCTTTCCATCGCTTTCAGTAAAACCCTTATCCGTAATATGGATCTTAAATTGCAATCCCTTCATGGAAAGAAAACCCAGCTCATCGATGATAGACCTTTCAAGCTTAACAGAACCCTTCTTCCTTTTCACTGAGAGTTTTTCGGCCAGCTCTTCCACCTCTTTTATCAACACAGCCTTCTGTTTCTGAAGTCCATCGATATCGGAGGAAAGAGAACGCAGGTATTCCAGGCGCTCCTTTGCGGATTCGCTGTATTTCCGGATCGTATCACATGTCTTCCCGTACTTTTCCTTGAGCCTGTATATATCCGACAACCGGTCTTCCAGTATTTGTAATTCTTCGGGGTCAAAAAGCAACCCCTTTTCGATATTGCGTATCTCCAGAAGGATATCCTCAACGTCAAAGGATAACATCTCGATCTTTTTTCTCAGTTCTTCCATTGCCTCAAAAGTACTGAATGACCTGAGCGTGCCCATATAGCCTTTGAACATGCCCTGTGCCGATGATTCACCCTCATAGAGACCATTTGATATTTCTGCCAGGCAGGCGTGGATCTTCTCGGCGTTTTTCAAGGTCTTGAGTCTCTCCCTGACAGACTCTTCTTCACCCTCCCGGATGTTGTGCCTTTCTATCTCTTCGATCTGAAATTCCAGCAGCTCAGTCTCCTTCGTTTTCCCTTCAGCCTCTTTCACTTTTTTTTCCAGCTCAAAATCCGCCTTCCTTAACGCGTCGACCTTTTCTTTGAGCAACAGCTGATCCTTTTCCAGTAAAAGAAGCCTGTCGACGATGAACGTATAATTTTCTTTATTTAACAGATGCTGGAACTCATTCTGACCGTATATGCTGATACTTTTGCTCCCGACCTCTTCCAGCCTGCTTGATATTACAGGGTCATCATTGACAAATGCCTTCGACCGACCCGTCTTCCCGATCACCCTTTTGACAAGGTACTCTTCCTCTCCCCGGAAGAAATGGCCGGTGATCTCTGCCTGCGCTGCATTTGTTCTCACTACGTCACCAGGCATCTTCATGTTCATAAGCGCTGAAAGGGCATTGATGATGATCGATTTCCCCGCGCCCGTTTCACCTGTAATTACATTAAACCCTTCCCCGAACTCAACCCGTAATTCGTCTATTATCGCGAAACCTTTCACCCCGAGAAAGGCAAGCATAGCTACCTTTCACCCCATTTCAATTTAGTCCTCAGGATCTCGAAATATCCTTTGGAAGATGACTTCACAAGGCTGGCCGTGTAAGGAGACCTTTTCACGACCACCTCGTCGCCATATTCCAATGGGAAACCTATCTGGCCGTCGATGGT
Encoded proteins:
- a CDS encoding glycosyltransferase family 4 protein, producing the protein MKIIYAIRHVGMTGGVKVFFQHVELLRKMGHTVYLITRFIDEEWGFKVTPEVVPSFSEEYVPEADGIVVTTPKDVRDFWKIAKKRRIPLFHFMQGFEPDYVLERIRGDVVPEFFRSKDVLTRMKYAKKIFGWKRKLRRFDALYRLPTVKIAISPHLVMGVEKRYGMQCNLLPNGIDRHVFSPKAGEINYSGTLKILSVGNFNLEYKAIPDILAAVKVLKDQGRDVFLTRVSPADISDAERRHGEVDRFLVRVSETEMAELYRGSHILISSSTEIEGFGLPPVEAMSTGTPVILTKISPFLSFDMTHDYAYFVNVHKPVEIAKAIMDIAGNKTLRNSLIKRGFEVSDRYSIETIGKMLEDILQKHIKKR
- the wecB gene encoding UDP-N-acetylglucosamine 2-epimerase (non-hydrolyzing); the protein is MKKKVLVVLGTRPEAIKMAPVINKLEEHKSRFATIVCVTAQHRHMLDQVLSIFKISPDYDLNIMKKDQDLFDITEKTLKGLKDVLGTVRPDAILVQGDTTTAFVAGLAAFYTKVPIGHIEAGLRTYNKYSPFPEEINRHLLSVLADYHFAPTQWSRSNLLKEGIPEDRVWVTGNTVIDALMEVVSGQGSGVRKRFFEEFFRKKYDLELSTKNLKLILVTGHRRENFGEGFENICKALRKIAEQRKDVIVVYPVHLNPNVQRPVKRILGKVKNVCLIEPLGYEEFVFLMSRSFLILTDSGGIQEEAPSLGKPVLVMRNTTERPEGIEAGVVKMVGTNEKNIINGTLELIEDKDVYMRMSRSANPYGDGKASEKIADILFSVLQ
- a CDS encoding methyltransferase domain-containing protein, which produces MTELKSYALSGTRELILRYMEKNGKGVVLDIPSGQGAFSKDLEDMGFTVFLGDLEVDNILYQNHRVTQIDLNDNLPFRDNSFDYVICIEGVEHIENPHHLVRECSRLLKDNGCLIVTTPNVMTIKSRLRFLFCSYLDYFRYFGPIKGESRFVLEEYDHQHINPVFYGEMKHILTKYGFSVEKVETNKTVKKWRWMHPLIKFIIRYKTKKRFPKDPFYISDTMLDGEDLIFIARKYRSDHPNSKY
- a CDS encoding TldD/PmbA family protein; translated protein: MVDYTRIEAAVSGLFDNYEFYYLKEKNKKIESRAKELYGLEVKEEEGIALRGIKDNRMTFAYTYDQGERAAESLARNIIQLIPFAVYEEDRDFPRRYDKYPAADLYDYKGTDDSEKKETLFNMERTILDYDKRIVATRNCELHEIEIETRIMNTKGLIAEGKKTLYILSGLCVAKDEDEVSWYDWSWSHHWGAMDGEKLGRSIAQKTISFLSGRQLATGTYEGILTPQASCDLLSILSSSFLAENLYKNKTRLKDREGEKCFADTINIIDSGLAGIGGFYFDGEGVPSRDNVVVKNGNFQGFLYDSYYGRKFGRPSTGNGTRTGIKEPPKCGPCGMFIEQGVADIHSSFTNGIVIEELMGTHTANPVTGDFSLGAIGHLCKDSASMPFKGVIFSGNLFQLLNNVKAVGTDMMFYGTYGSPSLFVEDIKISGT
- a CDS encoding N-acetyltransferase; translation: MIKKADIGDIRKIHNMVNNAASRGEMLPRPLGELYDNLRDYFVYEEEGTIIGTGALHICWEDLAEIRSLIVTESERKKGIGRSLINACIDEARDYGISKIFLLTYQVDFFERCGFKRADKKIFPQKIWSDCVKCPKFPECDEIAMMLEI
- the recN gene encoding DNA repair protein RecN, producing MLAFLGVKGFAIIDELRVEFGEGFNVITGETGAGKSIIINALSALMNMKMPGDVVRTNAAQAEITGHFFRGEEEYLVKRVIGKTGRSKAFVNDDPVISSRLEEVGSKSISIYGQNEFQHLLNKENYTFIVDRLLLLEKDQLLLKEKVDALRKADFELEKKVKEAEGKTKETELLEFQIEEIERHNIREGEEESVRERLKTLKNAEKIHACLAEISNGLYEGESSAQGMFKGYMGTLRSFSTFEAMEELRKKIEMLSFDVEDILLEIRNIEKGLLFDPEELQILEDRLSDIYRLKEKYGKTCDTIRKYSESAKERLEYLRSLSSDIDGLQKQKAVLIKEVEELAEKLSVKRKKGSVKLERSIIDELGFLSMKGLQFKIHITDKGFTESDGKDDIELLISTNPGEPLKPLRKIASGGELSRIMLAIKKVVGGEEEKTLIFDEVDSGIGGKVADMVGKRLKDLAGRQQVICITHLPQIAAYADHHFLVEKYYEHGTTRTGIRELSKKERVEELARMMGGEGITKKTIERAEEMIGND